The Pseudophaeobacter arcticus DSM 23566 genome includes a region encoding these proteins:
- a CDS encoding FadR/GntR family transcriptional regulator, with product MPFQKVQPEKLSASVVRQIEQLILRGILSPGERLPSERELAERLGVSRPSLRDAIAELQEVGLLESKAGSGVFVADVLGSAFSPALIRLFARHDEAVFDYLSFRRDMEGLAAERAAKFGSDADLKLIQTIFDKMVAAGDPSVSDAAASLDAQFHSAIMDASHNVVMLHMMRSMFDLLHEGVFYNRRIMFSRHTTFEVLLGQHSAINAALQARDPAAARAAVEAHLDYVKQSLIDHQRAERNAEIAQQRLEHESAKR from the coding sequence ATGCCGTTTCAAAAAGTCCAACCCGAGAAACTCTCAGCCTCTGTGGTGCGCCAGATCGAACAGCTGATCCTGCGGGGCATCCTGTCGCCGGGAGAGCGGCTGCCGTCGGAGCGCGAACTGGCCGAACGTCTGGGCGTCTCACGCCCGTCGCTGCGCGATGCCATTGCCGAGCTCCAGGAAGTCGGGCTGCTGGAATCCAAGGCGGGGTCCGGGGTTTTTGTGGCTGATGTTCTGGGCTCTGCCTTCTCGCCTGCGCTCATCCGGCTGTTTGCCCGCCATGATGAGGCGGTGTTTGACTACCTCAGCTTTCGCCGCGACATGGAAGGATTGGCTGCCGAGCGCGCGGCCAAGTTTGGCTCGGACGCGGATCTGAAACTGATCCAGACGATATTTGATAAAATGGTTGCTGCCGGCGATCCCTCCGTGTCGGATGCGGCCGCCAGTCTGGACGCCCAGTTCCATTCCGCCATCATGGATGCCAGCCACAATGTAGTGATGCTGCATATGATGCGGTCGATGTTTGATCTGCTGCACGAAGGCGTGTTCTACAACCGCCGGATCATGTTCAGCCGTCACACCACCTTCGAGGTGCTTTTGGGCCAGCACAGCGCCATCAACGCCGCCCTACAGGCGCGTGATCCCGCTGCCGCCCGGGCGGCCGTCGAGGCGCATCTGGACTATGTGAAACAGTCCCTGATCGA
- a CDS encoding aminotransferase-like domain-containing protein: MLLKQLFATRTHRMKASEIRELLKLLNRPGLLSFAGGIPDPDLFPAAAFSAAFQAALEPEYQAQALQYSVSEGYLPLRQWIKGEMHRMGVPCDTDNILITSGSQQALDYLGKLFLSPNDTALVGWPTYLGALAAFNAYEPRYDQLNPGGNRSPASYREAAAEANSRVKFAYLSPDFANPTGETLSRAGRLALLEMTEDLGCAVIEDGAYQALRYEGESIPPVLALEIAEKGSIEQCRTVYCGSFSKTLSPGLRLGWVVAAKPVIAQLVLMKQAADLHSPTLNQMAVHQVAEACFDSHVAGLRRAYGARRDAMLAALQEFMPEGVSWTRPKGGMFVWLTLAQHVDTAEVLSRALDQENIAFVPGKAFFADGAGCNTLRLSFSVLDEAEIRTGIERLGRLLTET, translated from the coding sequence ATGTTGCTGAAACAGCTCTTTGCCACCCGAACGCACCGTATGAAGGCTTCCGAAATTCGTGAGTTGCTAAAACTGTTGAACCGGCCCGGTTTGTTGTCCTTTGCAGGTGGCATCCCGGACCCGGATCTGTTTCCTGCTGCAGCTTTCTCAGCGGCCTTTCAGGCGGCATTGGAACCAGAGTACCAGGCCCAGGCGCTGCAATATTCGGTCAGCGAAGGTTATCTGCCGCTGCGACAGTGGATCAAAGGCGAAATGCACCGCATGGGCGTCCCCTGCGACACAGATAATATCCTCATCACCTCTGGCTCGCAGCAGGCACTGGATTATCTGGGGAAACTGTTCCTCTCGCCCAATGATACCGCACTTGTGGGCTGGCCGACCTACCTTGGCGCATTGGCGGCGTTTAACGCCTATGAACCGCGCTATGATCAACTCAACCCCGGTGGCAACCGCTCCCCGGCGAGCTATCGAGAGGCCGCAGCTGAGGCCAACAGCCGCGTCAAATTTGCCTATCTGTCACCGGATTTTGCCAATCCAACCGGCGAGACCCTGTCGCGCGCGGGACGCCTGGCATTGCTGGAGATGACCGAGGACCTGGGCTGCGCCGTAATCGAGGATGGCGCCTATCAGGCACTGCGCTATGAGGGCGAGTCGATCCCGCCCGTTTTGGCGCTGGAGATTGCGGAAAAAGGCAGCATAGAACAGTGTCGAACGGTCTATTGTGGCTCGTTCTCCAAAACCCTGTCGCCGGGCCTGCGCCTGGGCTGGGTGGTGGCGGCCAAACCGGTAATCGCGCAGTTGGTTCTGATGAAACAAGCGGCGGATCTGCATTCGCCGACCCTCAACCAGATGGCGGTGCATCAGGTGGCTGAAGCCTGCTTTGACAGCCATGTCGCCGGGCTGAGGCGTGCCTATGGGGCCCGCCGGGATGCAATGCTCGCCGCCCTGCAGGAGTTTATGCCAGAGGGGGTGAGTTGGACCCGGCCCAAAGGCGGCATGTTTGTCTGGCTCACACTTGCGCAACACGTCGACACCGCCGAGGTGCTAAGCCGCGCCCTGGATCAGGAAAACATTGCCTTTGTTCCAGGGAAGGCCTTTTTTGCTGATGGCGCCGGCTGCAATACACTCAGGCTGAGCTTTTCGGTGCTGGATGAGGCGGAAATCCGTACTGGCATTGAACGGCTTGGACGGTTGCTAACAGAGACCTAG
- a CDS encoding chromosome segregation SMC family protein, translated as MRFSKLRLNGFKSFVDPTDLIIGDGLTGVVGPNGCGKSNLLEALRWVMGETRAKAMRGGGMEDVIFAGTTSRSARNFAEVNLLIDNSDRLAPSGFNEADQLEIVRRITRDVGSAYKSNGKDVRARDVQMLFADASTGAHSPALVRQGQISELINAKPKARRRILEEAAGISGLYQRRHEAELKLKNTEQNLLRVDDVVEQLAGQLGQLARQARQAQRYRDIGEKLRLAEGMLLYRRWREADDARLTAEQDLSIRLTQAAKGEALSRAAAQNRAEAEEGLPPLREEQAIAAAILQRLVVQRDSLGDQEAQARQAIERLVSRIQQLGNDIDREGGLNRDAGETIERLDWEQKELAKASDGHDERLSEAAELAREAALILEAREDHLTQLTEDVARLSARYQSALRLVEDCKRTLARAENEGAAAQQAQDQAGEALELAGEGFEAALATEEEAREAVEMAEEALAAADELRTETQSLESAARAHRSEAEGALGAIRAEVTALAKLLERDTAERGQILDELSVAPGYEKALGAALADDLRAPLAAVDGPTGWIELPTYARDVPLPDGVEPLAKHVSGPEALARRIGQIGLVDGDTARGLQVHLQPGQRLVTLEGDIWRWDGYRAWAEDAPSAAALRLEQLNRLEALKQELEQVSARADGTRAAHETLIRRLEEVTQADQNARQARRVADQRVADAARALSRAEAERNLAEGKLETLGIAVARHSEDAMNARLQLAEAETAQAALGDLDAARAGVEDVKQGVEAARITMLTHRSAHDELRRDGEARTKRAQQVTKELSGWRHRLETAERRIDELAERREASQEELEEAHAVPAEIAEKREELNEAIEEAEARKTTASEALITAEAALRELVQIERDSERLASEGREARARSEALCEAARETVTHAAERISEDQNCSPQALLEQLGVSPDQMPGAEALEAEVNRHKRQRDALGAVNLRAEEDAREIQTEHDDLVSEKSDLEEAIKTLRSGIASLNREGRERLLTAFEEVNASFANLFTHLFGGGEANLVMVESDDPLDAGLEIMCQPPGKKLSTLSLLSGGEQTLTAMALIFAVFLSNPAPICVLDEVDAPLDDANVTRFCDLLDEMCRQTETRFLIITHHAVTMARMDRLFGVTMQEKGVSQLVSVDLKKAEALVA; from the coding sequence TTGCGCTTTTCAAAACTCAGGCTCAATGGCTTCAAAAGCTTTGTCGACCCGACCGATTTGATCATCGGGGACGGGCTGACCGGCGTGGTTGGCCCCAATGGCTGCGGCAAGTCCAACCTGCTGGAGGCGTTGCGCTGGGTGATGGGGGAGACCCGCGCCAAGGCAATGCGCGGCGGTGGCATGGAAGACGTGATCTTTGCCGGGACCACCTCGCGCTCAGCGCGCAACTTTGCCGAGGTGAACCTGCTGATTGATAACTCGGACCGGTTGGCGCCGTCGGGGTTCAACGAGGCGGATCAGTTGGAAATTGTGCGCCGCATCACCCGTGATGTGGGCAGTGCCTATAAATCAAATGGCAAAGATGTGCGGGCGCGGGATGTGCAGATGCTCTTTGCCGATGCCTCTACCGGGGCGCATTCGCCGGCGCTGGTGCGGCAAGGGCAGATTTCCGAACTGATCAATGCCAAGCCCAAGGCGCGCCGTCGCATTCTGGAAGAGGCCGCAGGTATTTCCGGTCTGTACCAGCGCCGCCACGAGGCCGAGCTGAAGCTGAAAAACACCGAACAAAACCTGTTGCGGGTGGATGATGTGGTGGAACAGCTGGCGGGTCAGCTGGGGCAATTGGCGCGCCAGGCCCGACAGGCGCAGCGCTACCGCGATATCGGTGAGAAGCTGCGGCTGGCGGAGGGGATGTTGCTCTATCGTCGCTGGCGTGAGGCGGATGATGCCCGGCTGACTGCGGAGCAGGATCTGAGCATTCGACTGACCCAGGCGGCCAAGGGCGAGGCCCTGTCGCGGGCTGCGGCGCAGAATCGGGCCGAGGCCGAGGAAGGCCTGCCGCCGCTGCGCGAAGAGCAGGCCATTGCTGCCGCCATTCTGCAGCGACTGGTGGTGCAGCGTGACTCGCTGGGGGATCAGGAGGCACAGGCGCGTCAGGCCATCGAACGGTTGGTCAGCCGCATCCAGCAACTGGGCAATGACATTGACCGCGAAGGCGGGCTCAACCGCGATGCCGGAGAGACAATTGAGCGGCTGGACTGGGAGCAAAAGGAACTGGCCAAGGCCAGTGACGGCCATGATGAGCGTTTAAGCGAGGCCGCAGAGCTGGCGCGGGAAGCGGCACTGATTCTGGAGGCGCGCGAGGATCATCTCACGCAGTTGACCGAAGATGTGGCGCGGTTGTCGGCGCGGTATCAATCGGCACTGCGTCTGGTTGAGGATTGCAAGCGCACCCTGGCACGGGCCGAAAACGAAGGTGCGGCGGCGCAGCAGGCGCAGGATCAGGCGGGCGAGGCCCTGGAGCTGGCAGGCGAAGGTTTTGAGGCGGCTCTGGCCACCGAGGAGGAGGCCCGCGAAGCCGTGGAGATGGCCGAGGAGGCCCTGGCGGCGGCGGATGAGCTGCGCACCGAAACCCAGTCCTTGGAATCCGCCGCACGGGCGCACCGCTCTGAGGCAGAGGGGGCGCTGGGGGCGATCCGGGCCGAGGTGACAGCGCTGGCAAAGCTGCTGGAGCGGGACACCGCTGAAAGGGGGCAAATTCTGGACGAGCTGAGCGTCGCCCCCGGCTATGAAAAGGCGCTTGGCGCGGCGCTGGCGGATGATCTGCGCGCACCTTTGGCGGCGGTGGACGGGCCGACGGGCTGGATCGAGCTGCCGACCTATGCCCGCGATGTGCCGCTGCCTGACGGGGTGGAGCCTTTGGCAAAGCATGTATCCGGTCCCGAGGCTCTGGCGCGCCGAATTGGCCAGATTGGCCTGGTTGACGGGGATACCGCACGTGGGCTGCAGGTGCATCTGCAGCCAGGTCAGAGGCTGGTGACGTTGGAGGGCGATATCTGGCGCTGGGATGGCTATCGCGCCTGGGCCGAAGACGCGCCCAGTGCCGCAGCGTTGCGGCTGGAGCAGCTGAACCGGCTGGAGGCGCTGAAGCAAGAGTTGGAGCAGGTCAGCGCCAGGGCCGATGGCACCCGCGCGGCGCATGAGACACTGATCCGCCGCCTGGAAGAGGTGACGCAGGCAGATCAGAACGCGCGACAGGCGCGCCGGGTTGCGGATCAACGTGTGGCTGATGCGGCCCGTGCGCTCAGCCGGGCAGAGGCCGAGCGCAACCTGGCCGAGGGCAAGCTGGAGACACTGGGCATTGCTGTTGCGCGCCACAGCGAGGATGCGATGAACGCCCGGCTGCAACTGGCAGAGGCAGAAACAGCCCAGGCGGCTCTTGGCGACCTGGATGCGGCGCGGGCTGGGGTCGAAGACGTTAAACAGGGGGTGGAAGCCGCCCGGATTACCATGCTCACCCATCGTTCGGCCCATGATGAGCTGCGCCGCGACGGCGAGGCCCGGACCAAACGGGCTCAGCAAGTGACCAAGGAACTGTCGGGCTGGCGGCACAGGCTGGAAACCGCAGAGCGCCGCATCGACGAGCTGGCCGAACGCCGCGAAGCCTCGCAGGAGGAGTTGGAAGAGGCCCATGCGGTGCCTGCGGAGATTGCTGAAAAACGCGAAGAACTGAACGAAGCCATCGAGGAGGCCGAAGCGCGCAAGACAACAGCCTCGGAAGCCTTGATCACCGCAGAGGCTGCGCTGCGGGAATTGGTGCAGATTGAACGCGATTCTGAACGTCTGGCCTCGGAAGGGCGCGAGGCACGGGCGCGCTCAGAAGCGCTCTGTGAGGCGGCGCGTGAAACCGTGACCCACGCGGCTGAGCGGATCAGCGAAGACCAGAACTGCAGCCCGCAGGCGCTGCTGGAACAGCTGGGGGTCAGCCCCGATCAGATGCCAGGGGCCGAGGCGCTGGAGGCCGAAGTGAACCGGCACAAGCGGCAACGCGATGCCCTGGGCGCGGTAAACCTGCGCGCCGAAGAAGATGCGCGGGAAATCCAGACCGAGCATGACGATCTGGTGTCGGAAAAATCCGACCTGGAAGAGGCGATCAAGACCCTGCGCAGCGGTATTGCCAGTCTCAACCGCGAGGGGCGCGAGAGGCTGCTCACCGCGTTTGAAGAGGTGAACGCCAGCTTTGCCAATCTCTTTACCCATCTGTTTGGCGGCGGAGAGGCCAATCTGGTGATGGTCGAAAGCGATGACCCGCTGGACGCCGGGCTGGAGATTATGTGCCAGCCACCGGGTAAAAAACTATCGACCCTGTCGCTGCTGTCCGGCGGTGAGCAGACCCTCACCGCCATGGCGCTGATCTTTGCGGTGTTCCTGTCCAATCCGGCGCCGATCTGCGTGCTGGACGAGGTGGACGCGCCGCTGGACGATGCCAATGTTACCCGGTTCTGTGACCTGCTGGACGAGATGTGCCGCCAGACCGAAACCCGGTTTTTGATCATCACCCACCATGCGGTCACCATGGCGCGAATGGACCGGTTGTTTGGCGTCACCATGCAGGAAAAAGGCGTTAGCCAATTGGTCTCGGTTGATCTGAAAAAGGCAGAAGCCCTTGTCGCCTAA
- a CDS encoding YbjN domain-containing protein — protein MTARQSSSIEGFFLDEGSSVEVLVDNVGDPQLNVEHYGSEFTIFYYGCENNTNCDSIQFYSGYATDGAVRLKTVNDFNAEKRWVRAYVAEDGSTKLEMDLYMGDGGISADDFATAVGLWSRLMGDFEELIDY, from the coding sequence TTGACCGCCAGACAATCCAGCAGCATCGAGGGTTTCTTCCTGGATGAAGGCTCCAGCGTCGAGGTCCTGGTCGATAATGTTGGGGATCCGCAGCTGAACGTCGAGCACTATGGCAGTGAATTCACGATTTTCTACTATGGCTGTGAGAACAACACCAATTGCGATTCCATCCAGTTCTATTCCGGCTATGCCACAGATGGTGCCGTCCGGTTGAAGACCGTCAACGACTTTAACGCTGAAAAACGCTGGGTTCGCGCCTATGTTGCCGAGGACGGATCAACCAAGCTTGAGATGGATCTTTACATGGGGGACGGCGGCATCAGCGCCGATGATTTTGCCACAGCGGTGGGGCTCTGGTCGCGCCTGATGGGCGATTTTGAAGAGCTCATCGACTACTAA
- a CDS encoding lytic murein transglycosylase, protein MRILPLALAALLMPATAFAQCGGSFSGFVKSLKQEALTAGYDRATVNGFFKGASQDAKVLRADRAQGVFQKPFVEFSRHLISQSRIDRGRSMAEKYDSTFRRIETTYGINRGVLLAFWAFETDYGSFQGDFNTRNALITLAHDCRRPDLFRPQIFAALELYKRGNFDPARTTGAWAGEIGMVQMLPQDILDNGVDADGDGHVSLKTSAPDALMSGAKMLSHLGWQAGEPWLQEVTIPGDLDLSKSGTDTKLSVRDWQALGLRAKDGSLAAGTLKASLLLPQGHKGPAFLAYPNFDVYFEWNQSFTYVLTAAYFANRLEGASIYAAGKPEQGLAGAQMKQLQQKLQSLGYDVGKIDGILGAKTRAAVQREQQRLGLPADAWPTPALLNHL, encoded by the coding sequence ATGCGCATTTTGCCCCTCGCCCTTGCTGCCCTCTTGATGCCAGCAACCGCTTTTGCCCAATGTGGCGGCAGCTTTTCCGGCTTTGTCAAATCTCTCAAACAAGAGGCCCTGACTGCGGGATATGACAGGGCAACCGTCAACGGTTTTTTTAAAGGCGCCAGCCAGGACGCCAAGGTTCTGAGGGCGGATCGGGCACAGGGCGTGTTCCAAAAACCCTTTGTCGAGTTTTCCCGCCACCTGATCTCGCAAAGCCGCATCGACCGGGGCCGGTCGATGGCCGAAAAATACGACAGCACCTTTCGCCGGATCGAGACCACCTATGGCATCAACCGCGGCGTATTGCTGGCCTTTTGGGCCTTTGAAACCGATTACGGCAGCTTTCAGGGTGATTTCAACACCCGCAACGCGCTGATCACCCTGGCCCATGACTGCCGCCGCCCCGATCTGTTCCGCCCGCAGATCTTTGCGGCACTTGAACTGTACAAACGTGGCAATTTTGACCCCGCCCGCACCACCGGTGCCTGGGCCGGTGAAATCGGCATGGTGCAGATGCTGCCGCAGGATATCCTCGACAATGGCGTCGATGCCGATGGCGATGGCCATGTCAGCCTCAAGACCTCCGCTCCGGATGCGCTGATGTCTGGCGCCAAGATGTTGTCCCATCTGGGCTGGCAGGCCGGTGAACCCTGGCTGCAAGAAGTCACCATTCCCGGTGATCTGGACCTGTCAAAATCCGGCACCGACACCAAACTGTCGGTCCGGGACTGGCAGGCGCTTGGCCTGCGCGCCAAAGACGGCTCCCTGGCTGCTGGCACCCTCAAGGCCTCCCTGCTTTTGCCACAGGGGCACAAGGGGCCAGCCTTTCTCGCCTATCCAAATTTCGACGTCTATTTTGAGTGGAACCAGAGTTTTACCTATGTTCTGACCGCCGCCTATTTTGCCAATCGGCTCGAGGGCGCATCGATCTACGCCGCAGGCAAGCCCGAACAGGGACTGGCCGGAGCCCAGATGAAACAGCTGCAGCAGAAACTGCAGAGCCTGGGGTATGATGTCGGCAAGATTGACGGCATTCTTGGCGCCAAAACACGGGCAGCAGTCCAACGCGAACAACAGCGGCTGGGCCTGCCAGCCGATGCCTGGCCAACGCCTGCACTGCTCAACCATCTCTAG
- the cbiB gene encoding adenosylcobinamide-phosphate synthase CbiB, with amino-acid sequence MSTAEILLLALVLDAALGEPDWLWSRLPHPAVLMGKSVSWLEARLNTAPNTGLDTGLDTGQHTGQDTDRAKRVRGVVAITLLVCLGLGLGWLLSLFGPLVELLLAAILIAQRSLVEHLRAVADGLSQSLVQGRQAVAMIVSRDTDTMTGPQVARSAIESGSENMSDGVVAPAFWFLLAGLPGLLAYKMINTGDSMIGYRTPRYQDFGWATARIDDLVNLIPARLTGVMIALAGGVLRDWPAIARDAARHRSPNAGWPEAAMARALGLSLAGPRSYDGEMRDFAWVNAPGTKSITGPAILRCCDILWTSWAIGVGLLVAFAVIF; translated from the coding sequence ATGAGCACCGCTGAGATCCTATTGCTCGCTCTGGTGCTGGACGCCGCCCTGGGAGAGCCGGACTGGCTCTGGTCGCGCCTGCCGCATCCGGCGGTTTTGATGGGCAAATCTGTGTCCTGGCTGGAGGCGCGCCTCAATACAGCCCCGAATACCGGCCTAGATACGGGCCTAGATACGGGACAGCATACCGGCCAAGACACCGACCGGGCCAAACGCGTCAGGGGCGTTGTGGCAATCACCCTGCTGGTCTGCCTCGGGCTGGGGCTTGGCTGGCTATTGTCGCTCTTTGGTCCCCTGGTCGAGCTGCTGCTGGCCGCCATTCTGATTGCGCAGCGCTCGCTGGTTGAGCACCTGCGCGCCGTCGCGGATGGCCTGTCGCAGTCCCTTGTGCAGGGGCGTCAGGCGGTTGCCATGATTGTCAGCCGCGACACCGACACGATGACCGGCCCCCAGGTCGCCCGCTCCGCCATCGAAAGCGGATCCGAGAATATGTCGGACGGGGTTGTTGCCCCGGCCTTTTGGTTTCTGCTGGCCGGGCTGCCCGGATTGCTGGCCTATAAGATGATCAACACCGGCGACAGCATGATTGGCTATCGCACCCCCCGCTACCAGGACTTTGGCTGGGCCACGGCGCGGATTGATGATCTGGTCAACCTGATCCCGGCGCGGCTGACCGGAGTGATGATTGCGCTGGCCGGCGGCGTGCTGCGCGATTGGCCCGCCATCGCCAGAGACGCGGCCAGACATCGCTCGCCCAATGCGGGCTGGCCCGAGGCGGCAATGGCCCGCGCGCTGGGGCTGTCGCTGGCGGGGCCCCGGTCATACGATGGTGAAATGCGCGATTTTGCCTGGGTGAACGCCCCCGGCACCAAGAGCATCACCGGCCCCGCAATTCTGCGCTGCTGTGACATTCTTTGGACCTCTTGGGCCATTGGGGTCGGGCTATTGGTTGCTTTTGCAGTCATCTTTTAG
- the cobD gene encoding threonine-phosphate decarboxylase CobD — translation MSARVSESQIETGATLRDHGGNLSAAIQHYGGNRADWIDLSTGINPTAYPLPDFDASDWTALPDTSASAELEQAARRFWNVPAEAAVLPAPGASALIALLPGLADPRWVKIETPTYNEHAAAFANHGWAITGSGPAEACVAVHPNNPDGRLWRAEEMTAPLCIIDESFGDICPDQSLIHLAARPGVIVLKSFGKFWGLAGMRLGFAIGDSDLIQRLAQLQGPWAVSGPALKTGLQALQDQDWANHTRQSLARDAQRLDQLAIARGATVVGGTDLFRLYRVEDAAQWQERLAKAHIWSRIFPYSKTYIRLGLPPQHGWERLEAAL, via the coding sequence ATGTCGGCACGTGTTTCTGAGAGCCAGATCGAAACGGGCGCAACCCTGCGCGACCATGGCGGCAATCTGAGCGCAGCCATCCAGCACTACGGCGGCAACCGCGCGGATTGGATTGATCTGTCAACGGGGATCAATCCCACAGCCTATCCGCTGCCCGATTTTGACGCCTCGGACTGGACCGCGCTGCCGGATACCTCTGCCAGTGCCGAACTTGAACAAGCAGCCCGGCGGTTCTGGAATGTACCCGCCGAAGCAGCGGTTCTGCCCGCGCCCGGAGCCTCTGCCCTGATTGCGCTATTGCCGGGGCTTGCAGATCCACGTTGGGTCAAGATCGAAACCCCGACCTACAATGAACATGCCGCCGCCTTTGCCAATCACGGCTGGGCGATCACTGGCAGCGGTCCTGCCGAAGCCTGTGTTGCGGTGCATCCAAACAACCCTGATGGGCGTCTGTGGCGCGCTGAGGAGATGACCGCGCCGCTGTGCATCATAGATGAGAGCTTTGGTGATATCTGCCCCGATCAAAGCCTCATACATCTGGCCGCCAGGCCCGGCGTCATCGTGCTCAAGAGTTTTGGCAAATTCTGGGGCCTTGCGGGGATGCGGCTGGGGTTTGCCATTGGCGATTCAGACCTCATTCAACGGCTTGCCCAGCTGCAGGGCCCCTGGGCGGTCTCTGGCCCGGCGCTCAAAACCGGTCTGCAGGCGCTGCAGGACCAGGACTGGGCCAATCACACCCGCCAGAGCCTTGCCCGCGACGCGCAGCGGCTGGATCAGCTGGCAATCGCGCGCGGCGCCACAGTGGTGGGCGGCACCGACCTGTTTCGCCTGTACCGGGTCGAGGATGCCGCACAGTGGCAAGAGCGGCTCGCCAAGGCCCATATCTGGAGCCGCATCTTCCCCTATTCAAAAACCTACATCCGCCTGGGCCTGCCACCGCAGCATGGCTGGGAGCGGCTGGAGGCTGCCCTATGA
- a CDS encoding glutathione S-transferase family protein, translating into MGLLIDGIWKDQWYDTKSTGGAFKRSEAQFRNWVTADGSAGPTGQDGFQAETGRYHLYVSLACPWAHRTLIFRALKELEDHITVSVVHPDMLSEGWTFERDAHGATGDHLFDSSHAHQIYTRADAKYTGRVTVPILWDKNRNTIVSNESADIIRMFNSAFDGLTGNSLDFWPEELREPIEAVNSRIYDTVNNGVYKCGFATSQDAYDAAVGPLFDSLDWLEDLLSQHRYLMGAQLTEADWRLFTTLLRFDPVYHLHFKCNKKRIIDYPNLWAYCRELYQYPGVQQTVGMQHIVRHYHYSHDTINPNRIIPVNPDINWLEPHGRGQA; encoded by the coding sequence ATGGGACTATTGATTGACGGGATCTGGAAAGACCAATGGTACGACACCAAGTCCACCGGAGGTGCGTTCAAACGCTCTGAAGCACAGTTCCGCAATTGGGTAACCGCAGACGGAAGCGCCGGACCAACAGGTCAGGACGGCTTTCAGGCCGAAACTGGCCGCTATCATCTCTATGTATCGCTGGCCTGTCCCTGGGCCCATCGCACCCTGATCTTTCGCGCGCTCAAAGAGCTGGAGGATCACATCACGGTCTCCGTCGTGCACCCGGACATGCTGAGCGAAGGTTGGACCTTTGAGCGCGACGCACATGGCGCCACCGGTGATCACCTGTTTGACAGCAGCCACGCGCATCAGATCTACACCCGCGCAGATGCCAAATATACCGGCCGCGTCACCGTGCCCATTCTGTGGGACAAGAACCGCAATACCATCGTGTCCAACGAGAGCGCCGATATCATCCGCATGTTCAACTCGGCCTTTGACGGTCTCACCGGCAACAGTCTCGACTTTTGGCCAGAAGAGCTGCGCGAACCCATCGAGGCGGTGAACAGCCGGATCTACGACACGGTCAACAACGGCGTCTACAAATGCGGCTTTGCCACCTCGCAAGACGCCTATGATGCCGCCGTGGGACCCCTGTTTGACTCGCTGGACTGGCTGGAGGATCTGCTGTCGCAGCATCGCTACCTGATGGGCGCCCAGCTGACCGAAGCGGACTGGCGTCTGTTCACCACATTGCTGCGGTTTGATCCGGTGTATCACCTGCATTTCAAGTGCAACAAAAAGCGGATCATCGACTATCCCAACCTCTGGGCCTATTGCCGCGAGCTGTACCAGTATCCGGGTGTGCAACAGACTGTTGGCATGCAGCATATCGTGCGGCACTACCATTACAGCCATGATACCATTAACCCCAACCGCATCATTCCGGTGAACCCGGATATCAACTGGCTGGAGCCCCACGGGCGTGGCCAGGCCTGA
- a CDS encoding L,D-transpeptidase family protein, with product MVHPGAKRTAILLIAVLVLGWGLWQLYRPSPASPDLATLVDRVDHILIEKSARRLTASRAGQRVLQYDIALGFDPIGDKSREGDGKTPEGLFTIDRRNPNSSYHLSLGITYPQPKDIRRAAAAGIDPGGDIFIHGQPNALGNLVTLPGDWTAGCIAISNTEMEQLWRLVDLGTRVEIRP from the coding sequence ATGGTGCATCCTGGTGCAAAACGGACCGCGATCCTCCTGATCGCGGTCTTGGTCCTTGGCTGGGGGCTGTGGCAGCTCTACCGCCCCAGTCCCGCCAGTCCCGATCTGGCGACACTGGTTGATCGGGTTGACCACATCCTGATTGAAAAATCGGCCCGCCGCCTGACTGCCAGCCGCGCGGGACAAAGGGTTCTGCAATATGACATCGCGCTTGGCTTTGATCCCATCGGAGACAAGAGCCGCGAAGGCGACGGCAAAACCCCGGAAGGCCTGTTCACAATCGACCGCCGCAATCCAAACAGCAGCTATCACCTGTCGCTGGGGATCACCTATCCGCAACCCAAGGACATCCGCCGCGCGGCTGCGGCAGGCATAGATCCGGGCGGAGATATTTTTATCCACGGCCAGCCCAACGCATTGGGTAATCTCGTAACGCTGCCAGGAGATTGGACCGCCGGCTGCATCGCCATCAGCAACACCGAAATGGAACAGCTGTGGCGGCTTGTGGATCTGGGCACCAGGGTGGAAATCAGACCCTAA